A window of the Synechococcus sp. M16.1 genome harbors these coding sequences:
- a CDS encoding asparaginase: protein MNRLLLLATGGTIAGCAENSATLNNYTAGVLGGDALLAAVPQLQELAAIDVEQIANVDSADLLFAHWRALVGRIRAAFAADPELAGVVITHGTNTLEETAWLLQLLIDDPRPVVLVGAMRPATALSADGPLNLLQAVQVASSPEARGQGVLVVMDGQIHAAQLVTKLASQGVGAFASPGRGPLGWVDDVGVHLPMASGSRQVPFAGLDLPEQWPQVPIVYGCVEPEPLLLSACLNACVDGLVFTGTGAGQLSACECRVLEAWAGPRPLMLRANRCGSGPVHHHPEDERLGLLPAGSLNPQKARVMLLLAVLAGWDRNQLQALITASP, encoded by the coding sequence ATGAACCGCCTGCTGCTGCTCGCCACCGGCGGCACCATTGCCGGCTGTGCGGAGAACAGCGCAACGCTGAACAACTACACCGCGGGCGTGCTGGGGGGCGACGCCCTGCTTGCGGCGGTGCCGCAGCTGCAGGAGTTGGCGGCGATCGATGTGGAGCAGATCGCCAACGTCGACAGCGCTGATCTGTTGTTTGCCCATTGGCGTGCGCTGGTGGGGCGCATCCGTGCTGCCTTTGCGGCAGACCCTGAGCTGGCTGGGGTGGTGATCACCCATGGCACCAACACGCTGGAGGAAACCGCCTGGTTGCTGCAGCTGTTGATCGACGATCCTCGGCCGGTGGTGCTGGTGGGTGCGATGCGGCCGGCCACGGCCCTCAGTGCCGATGGCCCCCTCAATTTGTTGCAGGCGGTGCAGGTGGCCTCAAGCCCAGAAGCTCGCGGTCAGGGCGTGCTGGTGGTGATGGATGGCCAGATCCATGCCGCCCAGTTGGTCACCAAGCTGGCATCCCAGGGGGTGGGGGCCTTCGCCAGTCCCGGCCGCGGGCCCTTGGGCTGGGTGGATGACGTTGGCGTTCATCTGCCCATGGCGAGTGGATCCCGGCAGGTGCCCTTTGCTGGGCTCGATTTGCCGGAGCAATGGCCCCAGGTGCCGATCGTCTACGGGTGTGTGGAGCCCGAGCCGCTCCTGCTCAGCGCTTGCCTCAACGCCTGCGTTGATGGCCTGGTGTTCACCGGTACCGGTGCCGGCCAGTTGTCGGCGTGCGAATGCCGTGTGTTGGAGGCGTGGGCTGGACCACGGCCGTTGATGCTGCGGGCCAACCGTTGCGGGTCGGGGCCCGTGCACCACCATCCCGAGGATGAACGGCTCGGGCTGCTGCCGGCAGGGAGCCTCAATCCCCAGAAAGCCAGGGTGATGTTGTTGTTGGCTGTGCTGGCGGGTTGGGACAGAAATCAGCTGCAGGCGCTGATCACTGCATCACCGTGA
- a CDS encoding histidinol-phosphate transaminase, with protein sequence MSDNTQPFTAGGAPVARAAVEQLKAYSAPLEGRRQMLRLDFNENTIGPSPLVAQALRNFSTEEIAVYPEYDGLREALLQNLEETGCRPGLKPDQVGLFNGVDAAIHAVFQAYGDAGETLLTTAPTFGYYSPCAGMQGMTIEAIPYEGETFDFPLAAIQEALAARAPRLLLICNPNNPTGTRLPADQVIALAASAPGTLVVVDELYEAFTGDSVLPSADFTATPNLLVFRSLAKTAGLAGLRIGFAIGHADVVDRVSRVTGPYDVNSVAVAAAFAALADQSYVDAYVAEVLRARDWTLQALQDAGVRYHCDGGNYLLIWPQRPVAEVDAALREAGILVRSMAGKPLIDGCFRVSIGTTSQMQRFMEAFLPLQQ encoded by the coding sequence GTGAGCGACAACACTCAACCGTTCACAGCCGGTGGTGCTCCGGTGGCCCGCGCCGCCGTTGAGCAGCTCAAGGCCTACAGCGCGCCGTTGGAGGGCCGCCGCCAGATGCTGCGGCTGGATTTCAACGAGAACACGATTGGCCCCAGTCCCTTGGTGGCCCAGGCCCTGCGCAACTTCAGCACCGAAGAGATTGCCGTTTATCCGGAGTACGACGGCCTGCGGGAGGCGTTACTGCAGAACCTGGAGGAAACCGGCTGCCGGCCTGGATTGAAGCCGGATCAGGTGGGCCTGTTCAACGGTGTGGATGCCGCTATCCATGCGGTGTTTCAGGCCTATGGCGATGCCGGTGAGACGTTGCTGACCACAGCGCCCACCTTTGGTTACTACAGCCCCTGCGCCGGCATGCAGGGCATGACGATCGAGGCGATTCCCTACGAAGGGGAGACGTTCGACTTCCCGCTGGCGGCCATTCAGGAGGCGTTAGCGGCTCGAGCGCCGCGGCTGCTGTTGATCTGCAACCCCAACAACCCCACCGGCACGCGCTTGCCAGCAGATCAGGTGATCGCCTTGGCGGCCTCAGCCCCGGGCACCTTGGTGGTGGTGGATGAGCTCTACGAAGCCTTCACCGGAGACAGTGTGCTGCCGAGCGCAGATTTTACGGCCACACCGAACCTGCTGGTGTTCCGCTCCTTGGCCAAAACTGCTGGTTTGGCGGGGTTGCGGATTGGCTTTGCCATCGGCCATGCCGATGTGGTGGATCGGGTTAGCCGCGTCACGGGCCCCTACGACGTCAACAGCGTGGCCGTGGCCGCGGCCTTTGCCGCCTTGGCGGACCAGTCCTATGTGGATGCCTATGTGGCTGAGGTGCTGCGGGCTCGCGACTGGACCCTGCAGGCGCTGCAGGACGCGGGGGTTCGGTATCACTGCGATGGCGGCAACTATCTGCTGATCTGGCCCCAGCGCCCGGTGGCGGAGGTCGATGCGGCGTTGCGCGAGGCGGGAATTCTGGTGCGTTCGATGGCAGGCAAGCCCCTGATCGATGGCTGCTTCCGGGTGAGCATCGGCACCACCAGCCAGATGCAGCGCTTCATGGAGGCGTTCCTCCCCCTGCAGCAATGA
- a CDS encoding MBL fold metallo-hydrolase, protein MSVLRSAVTAAAGLALSLTYPALAGGGVSISSYGQRSLLIQGGGQSVLLNPYKAAGCAAGLPEPRLTAGVVLANSELADEGARDVAGGRFLAQPGSYRIGGLSLEGFANPHDRVGGRRFGNATLWRWQQGGLSFAHLGATAGELTAADRVLLGNPDVLIIGVGGGSKIYTAEEAAAVVEQLNPKRVIPVQYVNGEAPEGCDQEGIQPFLDAMGGTAVRRVGQSQTLPGRLDDDTVITVMQ, encoded by the coding sequence ATGTCCGTCCTGCGTTCCGCCGTGACCGCCGCTGCAGGCCTGGCACTCAGCCTCACGTATCCGGCCTTAGCGGGTGGTGGAGTGTCGATCAGCAGCTATGGGCAGCGGTCCCTGCTGATCCAGGGGGGCGGGCAATCGGTTCTGCTCAACCCCTACAAGGCCGCGGGTTGTGCTGCGGGGCTCCCTGAACCTCGGCTGACGGCCGGCGTTGTTCTGGCCAACTCCGAACTCGCCGATGAAGGAGCCCGCGACGTGGCCGGTGGCCGCTTTCTGGCCCAACCTGGGTCGTATCGCATCGGCGGGCTGAGCCTTGAGGGCTTTGCCAATCCCCACGACCGCGTGGGCGGACGCCGCTTTGGCAACGCCACCCTCTGGCGCTGGCAGCAGGGGGGCCTCAGCTTTGCCCATCTCGGTGCCACCGCTGGAGAGCTCACGGCTGCCGACCGCGTGCTGCTCGGCAACCCCGATGTGCTGATCATCGGCGTGGGTGGCGGCAGCAAGATCTACACCGCCGAAGAAGCTGCGGCGGTGGTGGAGCAGTTGAACCCCAAGCGCGTCATTCCTGTGCAGTACGTCAACGGCGAGGCGCCTGAAGGCTGTGATCAAGAGGGTATTCAGCCCTTCCTCGATGCCATGGGCGGCACCGCCGTGCGCCGGGTGGGCCAGTCGCAAACCCTGCCGGGCCGCCTCGACGACGACACCGTGATCACAGTGATGCAGTGA